In Antechinus flavipes isolate AdamAnt ecotype Samford, QLD, Australia chromosome 3, AdamAnt_v2, whole genome shotgun sequence, a genomic segment contains:
- the HSPB6 gene encoding heat shock protein beta-6 yields MEIPVPIQPSWLRRPAPLAFPSLTTPSRLFDQRFGEGLLEAELAALCPQALAPYYLRAPSVALRADPGPGEGTLAKGEFSVLLDVKHFSPEEINVKVVGGYVEVHAHHEERPDEHGFISREFHRRYRLPEGVDPATVTSALSPEGVLSIQSSAGTSGTQAAERTVPIAQGAASEAK; encoded by the exons ATGGAGATCCCTGTGCCCATCCAGCCGTCCTGGCTGCGCCGCCCAGCTCCCCTGGCATTCCCCAGCCTGACCACCCCCAGCAGGCTCTTCGATCAGCGCTTTGGGGAGGGTCTGCTGGAGGCTGAACTGGCTGCCCTGTGCCCACAGGCTCTAGCACCCTACTACCTTCGGGCACCTAGCGTGGCCCTTAGGGCTGATCCTGGTCCTGGAGAG GGGACCCTGGCCAAGGGGGAGTTCTCCGTGTTACTGGACGTGAAGCACTTCTCCCCGGAGGAGATCAACGTTAAGGTGGTGGGGGGGTATGTGGAAGTCCATGCCCACCATGAGGAACGCCCG GATGAGCACGGCTTCATCTCCCGGGAGTTTCACCGCCGCTATCGGCTACCAGAGGGGGTGGACCCTGCCACGGTGACCTCAGCCCTGTCCCCTGAGGGGGTCCTGTCTATCCAGTCCTCAGCCGGCACCTCAGGGACCCAGGCAGCTGAGCGCACTGTGCCCATTGCCCAGGGAGCAGCGTCTGAGGCAAAGTAG
- the PROSER3 gene encoding proline and serine-rich protein 3 produces MDNSLAIFSFRGSSCKATAPKRRSYYYPSPERERGRGIRAQAEVLNPSRAHQRSPPPPPPASKSPDFNESWPSTSLSSPSEEQTDKSGDSVLAKYMARFRQAQPTSRQERQSVGPSAASFWWLQPPDPSADEDDGGGGLSPGRTSPPGTGSSWTEMCTSGPRQGPVSPLGASDTPTLDLETLSLQDRAAQLLLRSEIASSSSGSHDEDISIPVSAEGLPSSSPPFTSDPGSGPHLRKPSPLTRTRISLPSVSHPKDDILFQWRLRRKMEVAREECAHGLQAQSWLPSRALVPQTRSHGPPKTRQMYVPGPVVANQLTSLAPLSNSQQSPPDPLCDPQQSPPVPLCDLQQSPPVPLCGSQQSPPVSLCGSQQSPSVPLCGSQQSPPVPLCGSQQSPPVPLCGSQQSPLVSLCGSHQSPPVPFCGSQQSPPVPLCGSQQSPSVPFCGSQQSLPVPLCESQQSPPASLCGSQQSPPVPLCVSNQSTPVSLCGSRQSPSVPFCGSRQSPPVPCCGSQQSLPHELNPSVSLNAQPNSPIPLHLPPASPHPPHLSPVLPLCTPQPSPLPSGPDPFSLCRSPFFLHSMSETGCPRCWSGAILPSSRGPSEAKRRDHKPRKARGPRPEPKPGPLLRGALKQVVAARLFSGPSEDSPSPCDMPPPPAEASPSRELLALASGLLEAAEDSDGTEFEEDALLRVLRARRSELRSCLREVDKRLSKVMDPENLGPGSPAETSSRRRIKE; encoded by the exons ATGGACAACAG CCTGGCCATATTTTCCTTCCGGGGCAGCTCCTGCAAAGCTACGGCTCCTAAGAGGCGGAGCTATTATTACCCGTCCCCTGAACGAGAGCGAGGCCGTGGAATTAGGGCCCAGGCCGAG GTCCTAAATCCATCGCGAGCACATCAGCGcagccccccaccccctcctccagccTCCAAGTCCCCAGACTTTAACGAATCATGGCCTTCCACAAGCCTCTCATCCCCCTCTGAAGAACAGACAGATAAATCAGGAGACTCTGTGCTTGCCAA GTACATGGCCCGGTTTCGGCAGGCCCAGCCCACCAGCCGCCAGGAGCGACAGTCGGTGGGCCCCAGCGCAGCCAGCTTCTGGTGGCTGCAGCCCCCCGACCCCTCGGCAG ATGAGGATGATGGAGGCGGCGGCCTCAGCCCGGGCCGGACCTCACCGCCAGGGACGGGATCCTCCTGGACGGAAATGTGCACATCAGGGCCTCGCCAG GGCCCCGTTTCTCCACTGGGAGCCTCCGACACCCCAACGTTGGACCTCGAGACCCTGAGTCTCCAGGACAGGGCAGCCCAGCTTCTCCTCCGGAG TGAGATTGCTTCTAGCAGCAGTGGCAGCCATGATGAAGACATCTCCATTCCAGTCAGCGCTGAGGGCCTCCCCTCCTCCTCGCCACCTTTCACCTCTGACCCTGGATCAGGCCCCCACCTCAGAAAACCAT CCCCATTGACACGGACCCGAATTTCTCTGCCGTCTGTGAGCCACCCTAAGGATGACATCCTCTTCCAGTGGCGCCTCCGGAGGAAGATGGAAGTGGCCCGGGAGGAATGCGCACATGGGCTCCAGGCACAGTCCTGGCTCCCCAGCAGGGCCCTG GTCCCCCAGACTAGGAGCCACGGTCCACCTAAGACTCGCCAGATGTATGTCCCAGGACCTGTTGTTGCCAACCAGCTGACCTCTCTGGCCCCTCTCAGCAACTCCCAACAGAGCCCCCCAGACCCCCTCTGTGACCCTCAGCAGAGCCCCCCTGTCCCCCTCTGTGACCTTCAGCAGAGCCCTCCTGTCCCCCTCTGTGGGTCCCAGCAAAGcccccctgtctctctctgtgggtCCCAGCAGAGCCCTTCAGTCCCCCTCTGTGGATCCCAGCAAAGCCCCCCTGTCCCCCTTTGTGGGTCCCAGCAAAGCCCCCCTGTCCCCCTTTGTGGGTCCCAGCAAAGCccccttgtctctctctgtgggtCCCACCAAAGCCCCCCAGTCCCCTTCTGTGGGTCCCAACAAAGCCCCCCTGTCCCCCTTTGTGGGTCCCAGCAAAGCCCCTCAGTCCCCTTCTGTGGGTCCCAACAAAGCCTCCCTGTCCCCCTTTGTGAGTCCCAGCAAAGCCCCCCTGCCTCTCTCTGTGGGTCCCAGCAAAGCCCCCCTGTCCCCCTCTGTGTATCCAACCAGAGCACCCCTGTTTCTCTCTGTGGGTCCCGGCAGAGTCCTTCAGTCCCCTTCTGTGGATCCCGGCAGAGCCCCCCAGTCCCCTGCTGTGGGTCCCAGCAGAGCCTTCCACATGAGCTAAACCCCTCAGTTTCTCTCAATGCTCAGCCAAACTCACCAATCCCCCTTCATCTTCCTCCAGCCTCCCCCCATCCTCCCCACCTGAGCCCTGTGCTGCCTCTTTGTACCCCTCAGCCAAGTCCCCTGCCCTCGGGGCCAGATCCCTTCTCCCTCTGTCGGAGCCCTTTCTTTCTCCACTCCATGTCAGAAACGGGTTGCCCAAGATGCTGGTCTGGGGCCATTCTCCCAAGTTCTAGGGGCCCCTCTGAGGCTAAGAGGCGTGACCACAAGCCCAGAAAGGCTCGGGGTCCCAGGCCCGAGCCAAAGCCTGGGCCGCTGCTGAGGGGGGCCCTCAAGCAGGTGGTGGCTGCTCGCCTCTTCTCGGGACCCTCAGAAGACTCCCCCTCCCCCTGTGACATGCCCCCTCCTCCTGCCGAGGCCTCGCCCTCCAGGGAGCTGCTAGCTCTGGCTTCCGGGTTGCTGGAAGCTGCCGAAG ACTCAGATGGGACAGAATTTGAAGAGGATGCCCTGCTGCGGGTGCTCCGGGCCAGGCGTTCAGAGCTTCGGTCATGCTTGAG GGAGGTTGACAAgcgcttgtccaaggtcatggaCCCGGAGAACTTGGGCCCCGGCTCCCCCGCAGAGACCTCCAGCAGACGCAGGATTAAGGAATAA
- the ARHGAP33 gene encoding rho GTPase-activating protein 33 isoform X1, which produces MVARSTDNLDGPGEGPVQPLPPSGGSNVKGKPGKRVSAPRGPFPRLADCAHFHYENVDFGHIQLLLSPDREGSNLPSDNELVFGVQVTCQGRSWPVLRSYEDFRSLDSHLHRCIFDRRFSRLPELPPAPEGSRSQLLVPLLLEYLETLSGLVDSNLNCGPVLTWMELDNHGRRLLLSEEASLNVPAVAAAHVVKRYTAQAPDELSFEVGDIVSVIDMPPTEDRSWWRGKHGFQVGFFPSECVELFTERPGLGVKADPDGPTSGIPAPLREGPPSLTAVPRPRGKLAGLLRSFIRSRPSRQRLRQRGILRQRVFGCDLGEHLSNSGQDVPQVLRCCSEFIEAHGVVDGIYRLSGVSSNIQKLRHEFDSERIPELRGPAFLQDIHSVSSLCKLYFRELPNPLLTYQLYGKFSEAMSVPGEEERLVRVHDVIQQLPPPHYRTLEYLLRHLSRMAQHSANTSMHARNLAIVWAPNLLRSMELESVGLGGAAAFREVRVQSVVVEFLLSHVDVLFSDTFASAGLDPAGRCLLSRPKSLVGGGPSTRLLSLEEAQARSQGRLSAQGAKAPPSPEDQRKGIFGEKRRKPGGSSWKTFFALGRGPSSVRKKPLPWRAAGQGSQPPPGGPVEAAPLRAAKSEESLSSQTSGAGLQRLHRLRRPRSSSDAFPVAPGPAGSCDSLSSSSSSSSSTSTSSVGSGELVGSPPHRVSAWLDDGDDLDFSPPRCLEGLRGLDFDPLTFRCSSPTPGDPAPPASPAPPAPAGSFFHKATPPPRSPRGPASPAPPTALDISEPVAVSVPPAVLELLGGGAPATPSPPPATPAPQLIPLLLRSAESELSDSCQREIRSKLSLTCQRDLQGSLSPGPPVPLSLLRPGGAPPPPPKNPARLMALALAERAQRAAQRQRQQELGGTVPPIPRSPFRRSLSLEAGGEGPGTGGSGPLYSMGSSSPQALGPPASLQRQQSDGGLLRPHVSGPPRRERRGPAQVPASFSAAVTSPNPKERPSPFPGPPKPPLHSLAAPPYRPSPQPPSRRTPRGPTLPPDKGESLYYEISGAEGPPYPGLPRPWAPFHQAPEGLTASPPQGPPDFLFCYPPPPPHPYPPALQPFSQHGRLCYHPQESRRRPAHLEPVYVNLPLGGGGPSPTSSSCSSSPPAHPRSRSDPGPPAPRLPHKQRSPWGPRPPRPWGPPDPLLLYRTPTQAPRGVPYGNVGDGHGEGAGPPPSYLPPPSWTLHAKGQTHSYC; this is translated from the exons ATGGTG GCCAGAAGCACAGATAACCTGGATGGTCCGGGGGAGGGGCCGGTGCAGCCCCTACCCCCTTCGGGGGGCTCCAACGTGAAAGGGAAACCTGGCAAGAG GGTCTCTGCCCCTCGGGGCCCTTTTCCCCGGCTGGCTGACTGTGCCCATTTCCACTATGAGAACGTCGATTTTGGCCACATTCAG CTGCTGTTGTCTCCAGATCGCGAAGGCTCCAATCTCCCTAGTGATAATGAGCTGGTGTTTGGGGTCCAGGTGACCTGTCAG GGCCGGTCCTGGCCTGTTCTGCGAAGCTATGAAGATTTCCGCTCCCTGGATAGCCACCTGCACCGCTGCATCTTTGACCGGCGCTTCTCTCGCCTCCCAGAGCTGCCCCCGGCTCCAGAGGGCTCCCGGAGCCAG CTCCTGGTGCCCCTGCTCCTCGAGTATCTCGAGACCCTCTCTGGGCTGGTGGACAGCAACCTCAACTGTGGCCCTGTGCTCACCTGGATGGAG CTGGATAACCATGGCCGGCGGCTGCTGCTCAGCGAGGAGGCCTCCCTGAACGTCCCCGCGGTGGCTGCGGCGCACGTGGTCAAACGGTACACGGCCCAGGCCCCGGATGAACTGTCCTTTGAG GTTGGTGACATCGTCTCTGTGATTGACATGCCGCCCACTGAGGACCGAAGCTGGTGGCGTGGGAAACATGGATTCCAG GTCGGTTTCTTCCCCAGTGAGTGTGTGGAACTGTTCACTGAACGACCGGGCCTGGGGGTCAAAGCTG ATCCCGACGGCCCCACATCCGGCATCCCGGCTCCCCTAAGGGAGGGCCCTCCCTCTCTAACAGCAG TGCCCCGGCCCCGAGGAAAGCTCGCGGGCCTCCTGCGTTCTTTCATTCGCTCCCGCCCGTCCCGGCAGCGGCTAAGGCAGCGGGGCATCCTTCGGCAGCGCGTCTTCGGCTGCGACCTTGGAGAGCATCTCAGCAACTCCGGCCAAGACG TTCCCCAAGTCCTGCGCTGCTGCTCAGAGTTCATCGAGGCCCACGGGGTTGTGGACGGGATCTACCGCCTCTCGGGCGTTTCTTCCAACATCCAGAAACTGAG GCACGAGTTTGACAGCGAGCGGATCCCCGAGCTGCGCGGACCGGCCTTCCTCCAGGACATCCACAGCGTCTCTTCCCTCTGCAAGCTCTACTTCCGAGAGCTGCCCAACCCCCTGCTCACCTACCAGCTCTACGGGAAATTCAGC GAGGCCATGTCCGTGCCCGGGGAGGAGGAGCGGCTGGTCCGGGTTCACGATGTCATCCAGCAGCTGCCCCCGCCTCATTACCG GACCCTGGAGTACCTGCTGCGCCACCTCTCCCGCATGGCTCAGCACAGCGCCAACACCAGCATGCACGCCCGCAACCTGGCCATCGTGTGGGCCCCCAACCTGCTCCG GTCGATGGAGCTGGAGTCGGTGGGCCTGGGCGGCGCCGCGGCCTTCCGCGAGGTCCGGGTCCAGTCCGTGGTCGTGGAGTTCCTGCTCAGCCACGTGGACGTTTTATTCAGCGACACGTTCGCCTCGGCGGGCCTGGATCCTGCAG GTCGCTGTCTCCTCTCCAGGCCCAAGTCCCTTGTGGGCGGCGGACCCTCCACCCGCCTCCTCTCCCTGGAGGAGGCTCAGGCTCGGTCCCAGGGTCGGCTGTCCGCACAGGGGGCCAAGGCTCCTCCTTCACCTGAAGACCA GAGGAAGGGCATCTTTGGGGAGAAGCGCAGGAAACCGGGGGGCAGCAGCTGGAAGACCTTCTTTGCCCTGGGAAGAGGCCCCTCCTCGGTCCGGAAGAAGCCCTTGCCCTGGCGTGCAGCTGGCCAGGGGTCCCAGCCGCCCCCAG gtggtccagtggaagCAGCCCCGCTGCGGGCGGCCAAGAGCGAGGAGTCGCTGTCGTCCCAGACCAGCGGAGCCG GCCTGCAGAGGCTCCACCGGCTGCGCCGGCCCCGCTCCAGCAGCGACGCCTTCCCCGTGGCTCCGGGCCCGGCCGGCTCCTGCGACAGCCTCTCTTCCAGCTCGTCATCGTCCTCCTCCACCAGCACCTCGTCCGTGGGCAGCGGGGAGCTGGTGGGCTCCCCCCCCCACCGGGTTTCGGCCTGGCTGGACGATGGGGATGACCTGGACTTTAGCCCCCCACGGTGCCTGGAGGGGCTGAGGGGCCTCGACTTCGATCCCCTCACCTTCCGCTGCAGCAGCCCCACCCCTGGGGACCCCGCCCCTCCCGCCAGTCCTGCCCCCCCAGCCCCCGCGGGCTCGTTCTTCCATAAAGCCACCCCCCCCCCTCGCTCTCCCCGGGGCCCAGCCAGCCCCGCCCCGCCCACCGCCCTGGACATCTCGGAGCCGGTGGCCGTTTCTGTGCCCCCCGCGGTGCTCGAGCTGCTGGGGGGCGGTGCCCCTGCCACGCCTTCCCCTCCGCCTGCCACCCCGGCTCCCCAGCTCATCCCCCTCCTGCTGCGCAGTGCCGAGAGTGAGCTGAGCGACAGCTGCCAGAGGGAGATCCGGAGCAAGCTGTCCCTGACCTGCCAGAGAGACCTGCAGGGGTCACTGA GCCCCGGGCCACCTGTGCCCCTGTCTCTCCTCCGGCCCGGAGGGgcccctcctccaccccccaaGAATCCGGCCCGCTTGATGGCCCTCGCTTTGGCTGAGCGGGCTCAGAGGGCGGCCCAGCGTCAGCGCCAGCAGGAGCTGGGGGGCACAGTCCCCCCCATCCCTCGCTCCCCTTTCCGACGTTCCCTGTCCCTGGAAGCCGGTGGGGAAGGCCCAGGGACGGGGGGCTCTGGGCCCCTCTACTCCATGGGGAGCTCCAGTCCCCAAGCCCTGGGGCCCCCGGCCTCCCTGCAGCGGCAGCAGAGCGACGGCGGCCTTTTGCGCCCCCATGTCTCTGGCCCCCCACGGAGGGAACGACGAGGTCCTGCCCAG GTGCCCGCCTCCTTCTCTGCTGCTGTGACCTCTCCCAACCCCAAGGAGCGCCCCTCGCCCTTCCCTGGTCCCCCCAAGCCCCCTCTGCACTCCCTCGCTGCTCCTCCCTACAGGCCCAGCCCCCAGCCCCCCAGCCGGAGGACTCCCCGCGGTCCCACGCTGCCCCCCGACAAGGGGGAAAGCCTGTACTATGAGATCAGTGGGGCCGAGGGCCCTCCCTATCCGGGCCTGCCTCGGCCTTGGGCCCCCTTCCACCAGGCCCCCGAGGGACTCACTGCTTCCCCGCCCCAGGGTCCTCCCGATTTCCTCTTCTGCTACCCTCCCCCCCCTCCTCACCCCTACCCCCCGGCCTTGCAGCCTTTTTCCCAACACGGCCGCCTCTGCTACCACCCCCAAGAATCCCGGCGACGTCCGGCCCACCTGGAACCCGTCTACGTCAACTTGCCCCTAGGTGGGGGAGGGCCCTCCCCTACCTCCTCCTCTTGTTCTTCCTCCCCTCCCGCCCACCCCCGAAGTCGCTCGGACCCCGGCCCCCCAGCCCCTCGCCTCCCTCACAAGCAGCGCTCACCTTGGGGGCCCCGGCCTCCTCGACCTTGGGGCCCTCCGGATCCCCTCCTCCTCTACAGGACCCCCACCCAGGCTCCTCGCGGGGTCCCATATGGAAATGTCGGCGATGGACACGGAGAGGGGGCTGGCCCCCCACCCTCCTACCTCCCGCCCCCAAGCTGGACCCTCCATGCCAAGGGCCAGACTCACAGCTACTGCTGA
- the ARHGAP33 gene encoding rho GTPase-activating protein 33 isoform X2 → MVARSTDNLDGPGEGPVQPLPPSGGSNVKGKPGKRVSAPRGPFPRLADCAHFHYENVDFGHIQLLLSPDREGSNLPSDNELVFGVQVTCQGRSWPVLRSYEDFRSLDSHLHRCIFDRRFSRLPELPPAPEGSRSQLLVPLLLEYLETLSGLVDSNLNCGPVLTWMELDNHGRRLLLSEEASLNVPAVAAAHVVKRYTAQAPDELSFEVGDIVSVIDMPPTEDRSWWRGKHGFQVGFFPSECVELFTERPGLGVKADPDGPTSGIPAPLREGPPSLTAVPRPRGKLAGLLRSFIRSRPSRQRLRQRGILRQRVFGCDLGEHLSNSGQDVPQVLRCCSEFIEAHGVVDGIYRLSGVSSNIQKLRHEFDSERIPELRGPAFLQDIHSVSSLCKLYFRELPNPLLTYQLYGKFSEAMSVPGEEERLVRVHDVIQQLPPPHYRTLEYLLRHLSRMAQHSANTSMHARNLAIVWAPNLLRSMELESVGLGGAAAFREVRVQSVVVEFLLSHVDVLFSDTFASAGLDPAGRCLLSRPKSLVGGGPSTRLLSLEEAQARSQGRLSAQGAKAPPSPEDQRKGIFGEKRRKPGGSSWKTFFALGRGPSSVRKKPLPWRAAGQGSQPPPVEAAPLRAAKSEESLSSQTSGAGLQRLHRLRRPRSSSDAFPVAPGPAGSCDSLSSSSSSSSSTSTSSVGSGELVGSPPHRVSAWLDDGDDLDFSPPRCLEGLRGLDFDPLTFRCSSPTPGDPAPPASPAPPAPAGSFFHKATPPPRSPRGPASPAPPTALDISEPVAVSVPPAVLELLGGGAPATPSPPPATPAPQLIPLLLRSAESELSDSCQREIRSKLSLTCQRDLQGSLSPGPPVPLSLLRPGGAPPPPPKNPARLMALALAERAQRAAQRQRQQELGGTVPPIPRSPFRRSLSLEAGGEGPGTGGSGPLYSMGSSSPQALGPPASLQRQQSDGGLLRPHVSGPPRRERRGPAQVPASFSAAVTSPNPKERPSPFPGPPKPPLHSLAAPPYRPSPQPPSRRTPRGPTLPPDKGESLYYEISGAEGPPYPGLPRPWAPFHQAPEGLTASPPQGPPDFLFCYPPPPPHPYPPALQPFSQHGRLCYHPQESRRRPAHLEPVYVNLPLGGGGPSPTSSSCSSSPPAHPRSRSDPGPPAPRLPHKQRSPWGPRPPRPWGPPDPLLLYRTPTQAPRGVPYGNVGDGHGEGAGPPPSYLPPPSWTLHAKGQTHSYC, encoded by the exons ATGGTG GCCAGAAGCACAGATAACCTGGATGGTCCGGGGGAGGGGCCGGTGCAGCCCCTACCCCCTTCGGGGGGCTCCAACGTGAAAGGGAAACCTGGCAAGAG GGTCTCTGCCCCTCGGGGCCCTTTTCCCCGGCTGGCTGACTGTGCCCATTTCCACTATGAGAACGTCGATTTTGGCCACATTCAG CTGCTGTTGTCTCCAGATCGCGAAGGCTCCAATCTCCCTAGTGATAATGAGCTGGTGTTTGGGGTCCAGGTGACCTGTCAG GGCCGGTCCTGGCCTGTTCTGCGAAGCTATGAAGATTTCCGCTCCCTGGATAGCCACCTGCACCGCTGCATCTTTGACCGGCGCTTCTCTCGCCTCCCAGAGCTGCCCCCGGCTCCAGAGGGCTCCCGGAGCCAG CTCCTGGTGCCCCTGCTCCTCGAGTATCTCGAGACCCTCTCTGGGCTGGTGGACAGCAACCTCAACTGTGGCCCTGTGCTCACCTGGATGGAG CTGGATAACCATGGCCGGCGGCTGCTGCTCAGCGAGGAGGCCTCCCTGAACGTCCCCGCGGTGGCTGCGGCGCACGTGGTCAAACGGTACACGGCCCAGGCCCCGGATGAACTGTCCTTTGAG GTTGGTGACATCGTCTCTGTGATTGACATGCCGCCCACTGAGGACCGAAGCTGGTGGCGTGGGAAACATGGATTCCAG GTCGGTTTCTTCCCCAGTGAGTGTGTGGAACTGTTCACTGAACGACCGGGCCTGGGGGTCAAAGCTG ATCCCGACGGCCCCACATCCGGCATCCCGGCTCCCCTAAGGGAGGGCCCTCCCTCTCTAACAGCAG TGCCCCGGCCCCGAGGAAAGCTCGCGGGCCTCCTGCGTTCTTTCATTCGCTCCCGCCCGTCCCGGCAGCGGCTAAGGCAGCGGGGCATCCTTCGGCAGCGCGTCTTCGGCTGCGACCTTGGAGAGCATCTCAGCAACTCCGGCCAAGACG TTCCCCAAGTCCTGCGCTGCTGCTCAGAGTTCATCGAGGCCCACGGGGTTGTGGACGGGATCTACCGCCTCTCGGGCGTTTCTTCCAACATCCAGAAACTGAG GCACGAGTTTGACAGCGAGCGGATCCCCGAGCTGCGCGGACCGGCCTTCCTCCAGGACATCCACAGCGTCTCTTCCCTCTGCAAGCTCTACTTCCGAGAGCTGCCCAACCCCCTGCTCACCTACCAGCTCTACGGGAAATTCAGC GAGGCCATGTCCGTGCCCGGGGAGGAGGAGCGGCTGGTCCGGGTTCACGATGTCATCCAGCAGCTGCCCCCGCCTCATTACCG GACCCTGGAGTACCTGCTGCGCCACCTCTCCCGCATGGCTCAGCACAGCGCCAACACCAGCATGCACGCCCGCAACCTGGCCATCGTGTGGGCCCCCAACCTGCTCCG GTCGATGGAGCTGGAGTCGGTGGGCCTGGGCGGCGCCGCGGCCTTCCGCGAGGTCCGGGTCCAGTCCGTGGTCGTGGAGTTCCTGCTCAGCCACGTGGACGTTTTATTCAGCGACACGTTCGCCTCGGCGGGCCTGGATCCTGCAG GTCGCTGTCTCCTCTCCAGGCCCAAGTCCCTTGTGGGCGGCGGACCCTCCACCCGCCTCCTCTCCCTGGAGGAGGCTCAGGCTCGGTCCCAGGGTCGGCTGTCCGCACAGGGGGCCAAGGCTCCTCCTTCACCTGAAGACCA GAGGAAGGGCATCTTTGGGGAGAAGCGCAGGAAACCGGGGGGCAGCAGCTGGAAGACCTTCTTTGCCCTGGGAAGAGGCCCCTCCTCGGTCCGGAAGAAGCCCTTGCCCTGGCGTGCAGCTGGCCAGGGGTCCCAGCCGCCCCCAG tggaagCAGCCCCGCTGCGGGCGGCCAAGAGCGAGGAGTCGCTGTCGTCCCAGACCAGCGGAGCCG GCCTGCAGAGGCTCCACCGGCTGCGCCGGCCCCGCTCCAGCAGCGACGCCTTCCCCGTGGCTCCGGGCCCGGCCGGCTCCTGCGACAGCCTCTCTTCCAGCTCGTCATCGTCCTCCTCCACCAGCACCTCGTCCGTGGGCAGCGGGGAGCTGGTGGGCTCCCCCCCCCACCGGGTTTCGGCCTGGCTGGACGATGGGGATGACCTGGACTTTAGCCCCCCACGGTGCCTGGAGGGGCTGAGGGGCCTCGACTTCGATCCCCTCACCTTCCGCTGCAGCAGCCCCACCCCTGGGGACCCCGCCCCTCCCGCCAGTCCTGCCCCCCCAGCCCCCGCGGGCTCGTTCTTCCATAAAGCCACCCCCCCCCCTCGCTCTCCCCGGGGCCCAGCCAGCCCCGCCCCGCCCACCGCCCTGGACATCTCGGAGCCGGTGGCCGTTTCTGTGCCCCCCGCGGTGCTCGAGCTGCTGGGGGGCGGTGCCCCTGCCACGCCTTCCCCTCCGCCTGCCACCCCGGCTCCCCAGCTCATCCCCCTCCTGCTGCGCAGTGCCGAGAGTGAGCTGAGCGACAGCTGCCAGAGGGAGATCCGGAGCAAGCTGTCCCTGACCTGCCAGAGAGACCTGCAGGGGTCACTGA GCCCCGGGCCACCTGTGCCCCTGTCTCTCCTCCGGCCCGGAGGGgcccctcctccaccccccaaGAATCCGGCCCGCTTGATGGCCCTCGCTTTGGCTGAGCGGGCTCAGAGGGCGGCCCAGCGTCAGCGCCAGCAGGAGCTGGGGGGCACAGTCCCCCCCATCCCTCGCTCCCCTTTCCGACGTTCCCTGTCCCTGGAAGCCGGTGGGGAAGGCCCAGGGACGGGGGGCTCTGGGCCCCTCTACTCCATGGGGAGCTCCAGTCCCCAAGCCCTGGGGCCCCCGGCCTCCCTGCAGCGGCAGCAGAGCGACGGCGGCCTTTTGCGCCCCCATGTCTCTGGCCCCCCACGGAGGGAACGACGAGGTCCTGCCCAG GTGCCCGCCTCCTTCTCTGCTGCTGTGACCTCTCCCAACCCCAAGGAGCGCCCCTCGCCCTTCCCTGGTCCCCCCAAGCCCCCTCTGCACTCCCTCGCTGCTCCTCCCTACAGGCCCAGCCCCCAGCCCCCCAGCCGGAGGACTCCCCGCGGTCCCACGCTGCCCCCCGACAAGGGGGAAAGCCTGTACTATGAGATCAGTGGGGCCGAGGGCCCTCCCTATCCGGGCCTGCCTCGGCCTTGGGCCCCCTTCCACCAGGCCCCCGAGGGACTCACTGCTTCCCCGCCCCAGGGTCCTCCCGATTTCCTCTTCTGCTACCCTCCCCCCCCTCCTCACCCCTACCCCCCGGCCTTGCAGCCTTTTTCCCAACACGGCCGCCTCTGCTACCACCCCCAAGAATCCCGGCGACGTCCGGCCCACCTGGAACCCGTCTACGTCAACTTGCCCCTAGGTGGGGGAGGGCCCTCCCCTACCTCCTCCTCTTGTTCTTCCTCCCCTCCCGCCCACCCCCGAAGTCGCTCGGACCCCGGCCCCCCAGCCCCTCGCCTCCCTCACAAGCAGCGCTCACCTTGGGGGCCCCGGCCTCCTCGACCTTGGGGCCCTCCGGATCCCCTCCTCCTCTACAGGACCCCCACCCAGGCTCCTCGCGGGGTCCCATATGGAAATGTCGGCGATGGACACGGAGAGGGGGCTGGCCCCCCACCCTCCTACCTCCCGCCCCCAAGCTGGACCCTCCATGCCAAGGGCCAGACTCACAGCTACTGCTGA